The following proteins are encoded in a genomic region of Syntrophotaleaceae bacterium:
- a CDS encoding M23 family metallopeptidase — protein MAIKKNQLFRHALILLVFLLLAAGPSIAAAAEWSVSLQTRELFPGGVGRVEISPGEKVASASVIWNGSLIRLMPLKKESFTAFFGIPRDEKPGEKTLELTVTGQDGQVTRDMFSFQVLPREFPVQRLTLPESKVTLDQASLERHQREQRMLEKMFAGLRPDPLWQEAFIIPVEGKVLSQFGFQRILNGKPRSPHSGVDLRAAMGQPVAASAGGVVVLAEEHFFSGKSVYIDHGMGIVTMYFHLSEFKVRPGDRVETGQTIGLAGSTGRSTGPHLHWGARVHGVKVDPLTLTAATGARDSGPEKEG, from the coding sequence ATGGCAATAAAAAAAAATCAGTTGTTCCGGCACGCCCTCATCCTGCTGGTCTTCTTGCTGCTTGCCGCAGGCCCCAGCATCGCTGCGGCTGCTGAGTGGAGTGTGTCCCTGCAAACCCGGGAGCTTTTTCCGGGAGGAGTGGGCCGGGTCGAAATATCCCCCGGTGAAAAGGTTGCCTCGGCCAGTGTTATCTGGAACGGCTCCCTTATCCGCTTGATGCCTCTGAAGAAAGAGAGTTTTACCGCATTTTTCGGCATTCCCCGGGATGAAAAGCCCGGTGAAAAGACTCTGGAATTGACTGTTACCGGTCAGGACGGGCAGGTGACCAGGGATATGTTTTCCTTTCAGGTTCTTCCCCGGGAGTTTCCCGTACAGCGTCTTACCCTGCCCGAAAGTAAAGTCACTCTGGACCAGGCGAGTTTGGAACGGCATCAGCGGGAACAGAGAATGCTGGAAAAGATGTTTGCCGGGCTGCGGCCAGACCCACTGTGGCAGGAGGCCTTTATAATTCCTGTAGAAGGAAAGGTGCTGTCGCAGTTCGGTTTTCAGCGCATTCTGAACGGAAAGCCCCGCAGTCCTCATTCCGGTGTCGATCTGCGGGCGGCGATGGGGCAACCGGTGGCTGCCTCTGCGGGAGGGGTGGTGGTCCTGGCCGAGGAGCACTTTTTTTCAGGCAAATCGGTCTATATCGATCATGGAATGGGCATCGTGACCATGTATTTTCACCTCTCGGAGTTCAAAGTTCGGCCGGGGGACCGGGTGGAAACCGGACAGACCATCGGCCTGGCGGGTTCCACCGGCCGTTCCACCGGGCCCCATCTTCACTGGGGAGCGAGAGTCCATGGCGTCAAGGTCGACCCCTTGACCTTGACGGCGGCGACCGGTGCCAGGGACTCAGGCCCGGAAAAAGAGGGGTGA
- a CDS encoding radical SAM protein → MAMRAGFIARNQQEYGDRYNELRFISPDEAEAASTRRRQLLDALEGRALTGYGGTKLDCSDLSPGCRICAEGGWSCLFINGRCNVRCFYCPTAQDEIGLPTTNTVEFRTPADYVAYLERFGFSGASISGGEPFLTFQRTLAFVTAIKKRFGTAMHVWLYTNGTLADSDKLGRLSDAGLDEIRFDIGATGYRLDKLRLAAGIIPTVTVEIPAIPEDLPLLKQKMLEMAEAGVGHLNLHQLRLTPYNFDRVVARGYRFLHGEKVTVLDSELAALELLEYAIDHKIGLPVNYCSFVFKNLYQGSAARRRNAAFLIKPFESLTLNGFIRSLTLLSNPETLSRQVEIFRQQCGGAEKWALSSSRDRLTFHPSLWPLVDLSDSRLLVGYAACRQLPRVSYQNPFLTVKVSERQQVIVERAKSIQDVQLSGSEAELFYRIFLGNQHPPSDLNEGPLAGPARFEFIPEGLQDYY, encoded by the coding sequence ATGGCAATGCGTGCCGGATTCATCGCTCGAAATCAGCAGGAGTACGGCGATCGTTACAATGAGCTGCGTTTTATTTCACCTGATGAAGCGGAAGCAGCCTCGACCCGCCGAAGGCAGCTGCTGGACGCACTGGAGGGCCGGGCTCTGACAGGCTACGGCGGCACCAAGCTTGACTGTTCCGACCTTTCCCCCGGTTGCCGCATCTGTGCCGAGGGCGGGTGGTCCTGCCTGTTCATCAATGGCCGCTGCAACGTGCGCTGTTTTTACTGCCCCACCGCGCAGGATGAGATCGGCCTTCCGACAACCAACACCGTCGAGTTTCGCACCCCGGCGGATTACGTGGCCTATCTCGAACGCTTCGGTTTCAGCGGCGCCAGCATCAGCGGCGGCGAGCCCTTTTTGACCTTCCAGCGGACCCTGGCCTTCGTCACCGCCATCAAAAAACGGTTCGGCACGGCGATGCATGTCTGGCTCTACACCAACGGCACGCTGGCTGACTCCGACAAACTGGGGCGGCTCAGCGATGCCGGTCTCGACGAAATCCGCTTCGATATCGGCGCCACCGGGTACAGGCTCGACAAGCTCCGTCTTGCTGCCGGCATCATCCCCACTGTGACCGTGGAAATCCCTGCGATTCCCGAAGATCTTCCACTCTTGAAGCAGAAAATGCTGGAGATGGCGGAGGCCGGCGTCGGCCATCTCAATCTGCACCAGTTGCGCCTCACCCCTTACAACTTCGACCGGGTCGTTGCGCGGGGCTATCGCTTTCTCCACGGTGAAAAAGTGACGGTGCTCGACTCGGAACTGGCGGCCCTGGAACTTCTGGAATACGCCATCGATCATAAGATCGGCCTGCCGGTCAACTACTGCTCCTTCGTCTTCAAGAACCTCTACCAGGGTTCGGCAGCCCGCAGAAGAAACGCCGCCTTCCTCATCAAACCCTTTGAATCCCTCACTCTTAATGGCTTCATCCGCTCCCTGACCCTGCTTTCGAATCCGGAAACCCTATCACGGCAGGTGGAGATTTTCCGGCAGCAGTGCGGCGGGGCCGAAAAATGGGCTTTGAGTTCCTCCCGGGACCGGCTGACCTTCCACCCTTCCCTCTGGCCCCTGGTCGACCTGTCCGATTCCCGGTTGCTGGTCGGCTATGCCGCCTGCCGCCAACTTCCCCGGGTGAGCTACCAGAATCCCTTCCTGACCGTCAAGGTCAGCGAGCGACAGCAGGTCATCGTCGAACGGGCCAAGTCGATCCAGGACGTCCAGCTGTCGGGGAGCGAGGCCGAACTTTTCTACCGGATCTTTCTTGGCAATCAGCATCCCCCTTCAGACCTGAACGAAGGTCCTTTGGCCGGGCCGGCCAGATTCGAATTTATTCCAGAAGGATTGCAGGACTACTATTAA
- a CDS encoding glycosyltransferase yields the protein MNILMMTNTFTPHVGGVARSVETFSESFRQLGHRVLVSAPSFEGYQPDEPEVIRFPAWQHFYNSDFSVPMPVPGRLLAALKDFQPDIVHSHHPFLLGDTALRVAAQRGLPVVFTHHTLYERYTHYLPLDSPRLRRFAVELAIGYCNLCDAVVAPSASVADCLRDRGVKVPVRVIPTGVDTAMFVGADGRRFRRRHGIPQDFFLLGYLGRLSSEKNLRFLAEAALSFLHRHPRSGLLLVGEGTAKQEVLAPFEAAGLSHRLFSPGLLQRDELAEAYRAMNVFIFASKSETQGMVLTEAMGAGVPVVALDGPGVRDIVRDGRNGRLLPEEEIAPFAEALEWVLNLADDCLRQLMQEIAETAQAFSMDGSAAKMLDLYRELVENGPRQEALNGPLTALRQRFEEEWKILHNFANAIGGAMRTSASLEPDGNPE from the coding sequence ATGAACATTCTCATGATGACCAATACCTTCACTCCCCATGTGGGAGGGGTGGCCCGCAGCGTCGAGACCTTCAGCGAGAGCTTTCGACAACTCGGTCACCGGGTCCTGGTTTCCGCCCCTTCCTTCGAGGGCTACCAACCGGACGAACCTGAAGTCATCCGTTTCCCCGCCTGGCAGCATTTCTACAACAGCGATTTCAGCGTACCCATGCCGGTTCCGGGACGTCTGCTGGCCGCCCTGAAGGATTTTCAGCCGGACATAGTACACTCGCATCACCCCTTTCTGCTGGGAGACACAGCGCTGCGCGTCGCCGCCCAGCGGGGTTTGCCTGTCGTCTTCACCCATCACACACTCTACGAACGCTACACCCACTACCTGCCCCTGGATTCTCCGCGGCTGCGAAGGTTCGCCGTCGAACTGGCCATCGGCTACTGCAACCTTTGCGATGCCGTGGTAGCGCCAAGTGCGTCAGTGGCGGACTGTCTCAGGGATAGGGGGGTGAAGGTTCCTGTACGGGTGATTCCGACGGGAGTTGATACGGCAATGTTTGTTGGAGCCGACGGCCGAAGGTTTCGAAGGCGGCATGGCATACCCCAGGATTTTTTCCTGTTGGGCTATCTCGGGCGCCTCAGCTCTGAGAAGAATTTGCGCTTTCTGGCCGAAGCCGCCCTCTCCTTCCTTCATCGTCATCCCCGGTCCGGCCTGCTTTTGGTCGGTGAAGGAACCGCCAAACAGGAGGTTCTGGCGCCCTTCGAAGCCGCCGGCCTGAGCCATCGGCTTTTTAGCCCGGGCCTTCTTCAGCGGGATGAGCTGGCGGAGGCCTATCGGGCCATGAATGTTTTCATCTTCGCCTCGAAAAGCGAAACGCAGGGGATGGTTTTGACGGAGGCCATGGGGGCGGGAGTTCCGGTTGTGGCCCTCGATGGACCGGGGGTGAGGGACATTGTCCGGGACGGCAGAAACGGCCGGCTGCTGCCGGAAGAGGAGATCGCTCCCTTCGCCGAGGCTCTCGAGTGGGTTCTGAATCTTGCCGATGACTGTCTGCGCCAGCTCATGCAGGAAATTGCGGAAACCGCCCAGGCGTTTTCAATGGACGGAAGTGCCGCGAAAATGCTCGATCTTTACCGGGAGCTGGTAGAGAACGGGCCTCGTCAGGAGGCGCTGAACGGACCATTGACGGCCCTGCGTCAGCGATTCGAGGAAGAGTGGAAAATTTTGCACAATTTTGCCAATGCCATCGGCGGGGCCATGCGAACTTCGGCATCCCTGGAGCCTGACGGGAATCCCGAGTGA
- a CDS encoding thiamine pyrophosphate-binding protein has protein sequence MKPPTTVSEYLIYRLHELGVRHVFGVPGDYVLGFFRQLEDSPLQVINTCDEQGAGFAADAYARLHGLGVVCITYCVGGMKVANTTAQAFAEKSPVVVISGAPGRRERQRNPLLHHKVRDFDTQLNIFRHLTVAATDLMDTQNGCRDIDRVLEAALRYKRPVYIELPRDLTALSCPTYRQSFSTDQQSDRDALREALGETLSRLRQAKQPVFIAGVEISRFQLEQPFLEMVTRTGIPFASTLLGKSAVNEDHPLYLGVYEGALCREQVRRYVEDSDCVVLCGVLMTDVNLGIYTAKLNQTQLISIGSETTSIGYHSYPDVFLADFLEGLSAEDLPDRQFDLPQEPGMGEFSATDEPITINRLIQALQHQLDKQIVLLADPGEALFGAAELKMHHSGAFIASAYYTSMGFAVPGALGAQMARPDLRPVVLVGDGAFQMSGMELATAGRFGLTPIVIVLNNRGYGTERPMLDGHFNDIPLWRFSRLPDFLGTGRGYEIHTEKEFVDALARAQADRSNWAILEVHIDPKDCSAALKRLTAALGEKVRENSCK, from the coding sequence ATGAAACCCCCGACAACCGTCAGCGAATATCTTATCTACCGACTGCATGAACTGGGCGTCAGGCATGTCTTCGGCGTCCCGGGAGACTACGTGCTCGGGTTTTTTCGACAACTTGAAGACAGCCCCCTGCAGGTCATCAATACCTGCGATGAGCAGGGGGCGGGGTTTGCCGCCGATGCCTACGCCCGTCTGCACGGCCTTGGCGTGGTCTGCATCACCTATTGCGTTGGTGGCATGAAAGTCGCCAACACAACGGCTCAGGCCTTCGCGGAAAAATCGCCGGTTGTAGTGATCAGCGGCGCCCCCGGCCGGCGGGAACGGCAACGCAACCCCCTGCTCCATCACAAGGTACGGGATTTCGACACCCAGCTGAATATCTTTCGTCATCTCACGGTGGCAGCCACCGACCTGATGGATACCCAGAACGGCTGCCGGGATATCGACCGGGTCCTCGAAGCGGCCCTGCGATACAAGCGCCCGGTCTACATCGAACTTCCGCGGGACCTCACCGCCCTGTCCTGCCCCACCTATCGCCAAAGTTTCAGCACCGATCAGCAGAGCGATCGGGATGCCCTCCGGGAAGCGCTAGGCGAAACCCTTTCACGACTCCGTCAGGCCAAGCAGCCGGTCTTCATTGCCGGAGTCGAAATCTCGCGTTTTCAACTGGAACAGCCTTTTCTGGAAATGGTCACCCGGACCGGCATCCCCTTCGCTTCGACCCTGCTGGGGAAATCCGCGGTCAATGAGGATCATCCCCTTTACCTGGGAGTCTATGAAGGGGCCCTGTGCCGGGAACAGGTGCGCCGCTATGTCGAGGACAGCGATTGCGTGGTGCTCTGCGGCGTCCTCATGACCGATGTCAACCTGGGCATCTATACCGCCAAGCTGAACCAGACCCAGTTGATCTCCATCGGCAGCGAAACCACCTCCATCGGCTACCACAGCTATCCGGACGTTTTCCTCGCCGATTTTCTGGAAGGTCTGTCGGCGGAAGATCTGCCCGACCGTCAGTTCGACCTGCCGCAAGAACCGGGGATGGGCGAGTTTTCCGCAACGGATGAACCGATCACCATCAACCGCCTTATTCAGGCATTGCAGCATCAGTTGGACAAGCAGATCGTCCTGCTGGCCGATCCGGGCGAAGCGCTTTTCGGTGCTGCCGAACTGAAAATGCACCATTCCGGCGCCTTCATCGCATCGGCTTACTACACCTCCATGGGATTTGCCGTGCCCGGCGCTCTCGGGGCGCAGATGGCCCGGCCGGACCTGCGCCCTGTGGTGCTGGTGGGGGACGGCGCCTTCCAGATGTCCGGCATGGAATTGGCCACCGCCGGACGTTTCGGCCTCACCCCCATCGTCATCGTGCTCAACAACCGTGGCTACGGGACCGAACGGCCCATGCTGGACGGCCACTTCAACGACATCCCCCTGTGGAGATTCAGCCGGCTGCCGGACTTCCTCGGCACCGGCCGGGGCTACGAAATCCATACGGAAAAAGAGTTCGTGGACGCCCTGGCCCGGGCTCAGGCCGATCGATCGAATTGGGCCATCCTCGAGGTCCATATTGACCCGAAGGATTGCTCCGCGGCCCTGAAGCGGTTGACCGCCGCACTGGGAGAAAAGGTGCGGGAGAACTCCTGTAAATAA
- a CDS encoding DUF6691 family protein, with the protein MNLLIWGLVTGILFGFLLQKGRVLRYDKQLGALRLIDMTIVKFMLSAILVGMVGIYLLNDLGLLALKHKSAVLGSNIIGGLIFGVGWGLVGYCPGTSLGALGEGRWDSIWAILGMLFGAGVFAEFYPGLKRTVMSWGDFGKISLPEMLGVNHWIIIAVMFVLVIPLFVWFEKKGL; encoded by the coding sequence ATGAATCTTCTGATCTGGGGATTGGTGACGGGCATACTGTTCGGTTTTCTGCTGCAGAAGGGTCGCGTGCTGCGCTATGACAAACAGCTCGGCGCCCTGCGCCTCATCGACATGACCATCGTCAAGTTCATGCTGTCCGCCATACTGGTCGGGATGGTGGGCATCTATCTGCTCAACGACCTCGGCCTGCTGGCTCTGAAGCACAAGTCCGCGGTGCTGGGAAGCAATATCATTGGCGGATTGATTTTCGGCGTTGGCTGGGGATTGGTCGGCTATTGTCCGGGAACCTCCCTGGGTGCCCTTGGAGAGGGCCGCTGGGATTCGATTTGGGCCATACTGGGGATGCTTTTCGGTGCCGGAGTTTTTGCCGAGTTCTATCCGGGCTTGAAGCGGACCGTCATGAGCTGGGGAGACTTCGGCAAGATCTCCCTGCCTGAAATGCTGGGCGTCAACCACTGGATCATCATTGCGGTGATGTTTGTCCTGGTGATTCCGCTGTTTGTCTGGTTTGAGAAGAAGGGGCTCTGA
- a CDS encoding YeeE/YedE thiosulfate transporter family protein, with translation MQTSDKGIWNPYLAGALSGLVAVLSVAFTGKFFGASTSFVRTTGMIQEWFDPERVARMEYYIKEAPKVEWQWMFVVGILLGGLIAAVTSGSFRWQAVPDMWQARFGARSTFSRALTAFVGGVILMFGARMAGGCPSGHGLSGLMQLSASGFIALVCFFAGGVVVARLVYK, from the coding sequence ATGCAGACATCGGACAAAGGTATCTGGAATCCCTATCTGGCCGGAGCTCTGTCGGGCCTGGTCGCGGTGCTGTCGGTCGCTTTCACCGGAAAATTTTTCGGCGCCTCGACCTCTTTCGTTCGCACTACCGGGATGATTCAGGAATGGTTCGATCCCGAGCGGGTGGCGAGGATGGAGTATTACATCAAGGAAGCGCCGAAGGTCGAATGGCAGTGGATGTTCGTGGTCGGCATCCTGCTCGGCGGTTTGATCGCAGCGGTCACCTCCGGCTCCTTCCGCTGGCAGGCTGTGCCTGATATGTGGCAGGCCCGGTTCGGCGCCCGCAGCACGTTCAGCCGAGCGCTGACCGCTTTCGTCGGGGGAGTGATCCTCATGTTCGGAGCGAGGATGGCGGGAGGTTGCCCGAGTGGCCATGGCCTGAGCGGTCTGATGCAGCTTTCAGCCAGTGGCTTCATCGCTCTGGTCTGTTTCTTTGCCGGCGGTGTCGTCGTGGCCCGGCTGGTCTACAAGTGA
- a CDS encoding thioesterase family protein: MNLYLRLFWMLLRLIFLTEAADLTGVFRRSFRVLPTDCDVNMHLTNGRYFSLLDVARIEHLARMKLLGKLLRRRWMPVLNATEITFIRPLPPLRKFDITTRMVTWDEKYFYLEQRFESGDTLHAVSLARAAFIRRGELVPPRDVALLAGYQGSPPPCSAIVNGWQCLLGDKRDHYATVCPIPPRAKGKQG, translated from the coding sequence ATGAACCTCTATCTTCGCCTTTTCTGGATGCTGCTGCGACTCATCTTCCTGACGGAGGCTGCCGATCTGACAGGTGTCTTTCGGCGATCGTTCCGGGTGCTGCCCACCGACTGCGATGTCAATATGCATCTAACCAACGGCCGGTATTTCAGCCTGCTGGATGTGGCCCGCATCGAGCATCTGGCGCGCATGAAACTGCTCGGCAAGTTGCTGCGTCGGCGCTGGATGCCGGTGCTCAACGCCACGGAGATCACTTTTATCAGACCTTTGCCGCCCCTGCGGAAATTCGACATCACCACCCGCATGGTGACCTGGGACGAGAAGTATTTCTATCTCGAGCAGCGGTTTGAGAGTGGCGACACCCTGCATGCGGTGAGCCTGGCACGGGCCGCCTTTATCCGGCGCGGGGAACTGGTTCCACCGAGGGATGTGGCGCTCCTGGCCGGCTACCAGGGCAGTCCTCCCCCCTGTTCCGCCATCGTCAACGGCTGGCAATGCCTGCTGGGGGACAAGAGGGATCACTATGCCACGGTTTGTCCGATCCCTCCCCGAGCCAAGGGGAAGCAGGGGTAG
- a CDS encoding acyl-CoA dehydrogenase family protein has protein sequence MQSDPRDEKRALEAAEAARETSWQQPSFIGELFMGRFRTELVFPFPEQDETDRRAGDAILAPLKTFLVEKVDADRIDREKEIPAEVIEGLRNLGLFGIKLPREHGGLGLSQINYNRIIQLVAGHCASTAVLLSAHQSIGVPQPLKLFGTEEQKRTYMPRLAGGAISAFALTEPGVGSDPSKMSTTATSVEDDSVYLLNGEKLWTTNGPIAELLIVMARTNDPKADRPEITAFIVEGDSPGLTVSHRCDFMGLKGIQNGLLKFDNVRVPKENILQGIGRGLALALRTLNTGRLTLPAACGGAMKQVLAMSRDWAGERVQWGVPVGRHEAVAAKLAAMATDLYAVESLTWLTSAMADQAVTDIRLEAAMAKMFCSEALWRTVDAGMQIRGGRGYETADSLRARGEKPMPMERLLRDARINMIIEGTSEIMRLFIAREALDPHMKAAGVTPTSQRIDLVAATKFYAGWYPRLWLPSFSLPDVPVAGPLRKHLRYLQGATRRLARDLFHMLARHSQKLQRRQLVLGRLVDSGAELFAMTAVISRASAAGEPKAVELADLFCRMARRRLRQLHRNLYCNDDRHLGPLAKKILAGDFAWLEDNMVKEWEKRG, from the coding sequence ATGCAAAGTGACCCCCGCGACGAGAAAAGGGCCCTGGAAGCAGCCGAAGCCGCCCGCGAAACATCCTGGCAGCAGCCCAGTTTCATCGGCGAACTTTTCATGGGCCGGTTCCGTACCGAACTGGTGTTCCCCTTTCCCGAACAGGACGAAACCGACCGCCGGGCCGGGGATGCAATCCTCGCCCCTTTGAAGACTTTTCTCGTGGAAAAAGTCGATGCCGACCGCATCGACCGGGAAAAGGAAATTCCCGCCGAGGTCATCGAGGGCCTCCGCAACCTCGGCCTGTTCGGCATCAAGCTGCCCAGGGAGCATGGCGGGCTTGGCCTTTCCCAAATCAACTACAACCGCATCATCCAGTTGGTGGCCGGCCATTGCGCTTCCACCGCCGTGCTTCTTTCGGCCCACCAGAGCATCGGCGTTCCCCAGCCTCTCAAGCTGTTCGGCACCGAGGAGCAGAAACGGACGTACATGCCCCGACTGGCAGGCGGAGCGATCAGCGCCTTCGCCCTGACCGAGCCGGGGGTCGGCTCCGATCCCTCGAAAATGTCGACAACGGCGACCTCCGTTGAGGACGATTCGGTCTATCTGCTCAATGGCGAAAAGCTCTGGACCACCAACGGTCCCATCGCCGAACTGCTCATCGTCATGGCCCGCACCAACGACCCCAAGGCGGATCGTCCGGAGATCACGGCCTTTATCGTCGAGGGGGACAGTCCCGGTCTGACCGTCTCCCACCGCTGCGACTTCATGGGGCTGAAGGGGATCCAGAACGGCCTGCTGAAGTTCGATAACGTGCGGGTGCCGAAAGAAAACATTTTGCAGGGGATCGGCCGTGGTCTGGCGCTGGCCCTGCGCACCCTCAATACCGGCCGACTGACTCTTCCGGCAGCCTGCGGCGGGGCGATGAAGCAGGTCCTGGCCATGTCCCGCGACTGGGCCGGCGAGCGGGTTCAGTGGGGGGTGCCGGTGGGTCGCCACGAGGCCGTCGCCGCCAAACTGGCCGCCATGGCCACCGATCTGTACGCGGTGGAAAGCCTGACCTGGCTGACGTCGGCCATGGCCGACCAGGCAGTCACCGACATCCGCCTGGAGGCGGCCATGGCCAAGATGTTCTGCAGCGAGGCGCTGTGGCGGACCGTGGACGCCGGGATGCAGATCCGCGGCGGACGGGGCTACGAAACCGCCGATTCCCTGCGGGCCCGAGGGGAGAAGCCGATGCCGATGGAGCGACTGCTGCGGGATGCCCGGATCAACATGATCATCGAAGGCACCAGCGAAATCATGCGCCTGTTCATCGCCCGCGAAGCCCTCGATCCCCACATGAAGGCGGCCGGGGTCACACCGACCTCCCAACGCATCGACCTGGTCGCCGCAACCAAATTTTATGCCGGCTGGTATCCGCGCCTCTGGCTGCCCTCCTTCAGCCTTCCCGATGTCCCGGTTGCGGGCCCTTTGCGGAAACATCTGCGCTACCTGCAAGGGGCCACCCGGCGCCTGGCCCGCGATCTGTTCCACATGCTGGCCCGGCACAGCCAGAAACTCCAGCGCCGGCAGCTGGTCCTGGGCCGCCTGGTCGACAGCGGCGCCGAACTGTTCGCCATGACGGCCGTCATTTCCCGAGCCTCCGCCGCCGGAGAACCGAAGGCCGTGGAGCTGGCTGATCTTTTTTGCCGCATGGCACGAAGGCGGCTGCGGCAGCTGCACCGCAACCTCTACTGCAACGACGACCGCCACCTCGGCCCCCTCGCCAAAAAGATTCTCGCCGGAGATTTCGCCTGGCTGGAGGACAATATGGTCAAGGAGTGGGAGAAACGGGGATAG